One Lepus europaeus isolate LE1 chromosome 7, mLepTim1.pri, whole genome shotgun sequence DNA segment encodes these proteins:
- the B3GNT6 gene encoding LOW QUALITY PROTEIN: acetylgalactosaminyl-O-glycosyl-glycoprotein beta-1,3-N-acetylglucosaminyltransferase (The sequence of the model RefSeq protein was modified relative to this genomic sequence to represent the inferred CDS: inserted 2 bases in 1 codon) has product MASPCRRSTRPQTLACLLLGVGLLALHLSLQQAQRSQQEAKPKDRIDHTPITAAAVQPQPRHAAPPCVANASANSTAGFEGLPPRIQDFLRYRHCRQFPLLWDAPAKCAGGRGAFLLLAVKSSPANYERRELIRRTWGQERSYGGRQVRRLFLLGTPAAEEAASAAQLAELVALEARELGDVLQWAFADTFLNLTLKHVHLLDWLAERCAHASFVLSCDDDVFVHTANVVGFLETQAPDRHLFAGQLMDGSVPIRESWSKYFVPPQLFPGPAYPVYCSGGGFLLSRHTAQALRAAARHTPLFPIDDAYMGMCLQRAGLAPSGHEGIRPFGVQLPGARQRSFDPCIYRELLIVHRFAPYEMLLMWKALHSPALSCSRXDTGSPEATGRRWADAWPRFAAATRDTGVPCCGRTSPALSTFVAQLGPLNLDSGVADEDSSPGPAQGLSTAIVQPRVSLVVWGHPVHCTARSRLPVPFLLDTSVTLWCHDNQKSLQVLPNVPCGKTDHQATTLAYSRSGNKKFMECAHGDEPPGRCGWDSRLKLLSKINVPGISSSFYLRSFGSWCLGLIWLGQQCRRLDG; this is encoded by the exons ATGGCTTCTCCCTGCCGCAGGTCCACCAGACCCCAGACCCTGGCCTGCCTTCTGCTCGGCGTGGGTCTCTTGGCGCTGCACCTGTCGCTCCAGCAAGCCCAGAGGTCCCAGCAGGAGGCGAAGCCAAAGGATCGCATTGACCACACGCCCATCACTGCGGCCGCCGTGCAACCGCAGCCACGCCACGCAGCGCCCCCGTGCGTGGCCAACGCCTCGGCCAACAGCACAGCCGGCTTCGAGGGGCTGCCGCCGCGCATCCAAGACTTCCTGCGCTACCGCCACTGCCGCCAGTTCCCGCTGCTCTGGGACGCGCCGGCCAAGTGCGCCGGCGGCCGCGGCGCCTTCCTGCTGCTGGCCGTCAAGTCGTCGCCCGCCAACTACGAGCGGCGAGAGCTCATCCGGCGCACGTGGGGGCAGGAGCGCAGCTACGGCGGGCGGCAGGTGCGCCGCCTCTTCCTGCTGGGCACGCCGGCGGCCGAGGAAGCTGCGAGCGCGGCGCAGCTGGCCGAGCTGGTGGCGCTGGAGGCGCGCGAGCTGGGCGACGTGCTGCAGTGGGCCTTCGCCGACACCTTCCTCAACCTCACGCTCAAGCACGTGCACCTGCTCGACTGGCTGGCCGAGCGCTGCGCGCACGCGAGCTTCGTGCTCAGCTGCGACGACGACGTGTTTGTGCACACGGCCAACGTCGTCGGCTTCCTGGAGACGCAGGCGCCCGACCGCCACCTCTTTGCCGGACAGCTCATGGACGGCTCCGTGCCCATCCGCGAAAGCTGGAGCAAATACTTCGTGCCGCCGCAGCTCTTCCCCGGGCCGGCCTACCCGGTGTACTGCAGCGGCGGCGGCTTCCTGCTGTCGCGACACACCGCCCAGGCCCTGCGCGCCGCGGCCCGCCACACCCCGCTCTTCCCCATCGACGACGCCTACATGGGCATGTgtctgcagcgcgccggcctggCGCCCAGCGGCCACGAGGGCATCCGGCCCTTCGGCGTGCAGCTGCCCGGCGCCCGGCAGCGCTCCTTCGACCCCTGCATTTACCGCGAGCTGCTGATTGTGCACCGCTTCGCGCCCTACGAGATGCTGCTCATGTGGAAGGCGCTGCACAGCCCCGCGCTGAGCTGCAGCCG GGACACGGGCTCCCCTGAGGCCACGGGGCGGCGCTGGGCCGACGCTTGGCCTCGCTTCGCGGCCGCCACACGGGACACAGGTGTTCCGTGCTGTGGTCGCACCTCGCCTGCTCTCAGCACCTTCGTCGCTCAGCTGGGGCCTCTGAACCTTGA CTCTGGTGTTGCAGATGAGGACAGcagtccaggcccagcccagggtctCTCAACTGCCATTGTTCAGCCCAGGGTGTCCCTTGTTGTGTGGGGCCACCCTGTGCACTGTACAGCCCGCAGCcgcctccctgtccccttcctcctGGACACCAGTGTCACACTCTGGTGTCATGACAACCAGAAATCTCTGCAGGTGTTGCCAAATGTGCCATGTGGGAAAACTGACCACCAGGCGACAACCCTGGCCTACAGCAGGTCAGGAAACAAGAAGTTTATGGAGTGTGCACATGGCGACGAGCCgcccggccgctgcggctgggaTAGTCGGCTCAAGCTCCTGAGCAAAATAAACGTGCCTGGGATTTCGTCATCCTTTTATCTCCGCAGCTTTGGCTCCTGGTGCCTTGGTCTGATCTGGCTGGGACAACAATGCCGCAGGCTGGATGGCTGA